One Panicum virgatum strain AP13 chromosome 3N, P.virgatum_v5, whole genome shotgun sequence DNA segment encodes these proteins:
- the LOC120666152 gene encoding uncharacterized protein LOC120666152: MPRRTRVLLGLAFAALLLLASGAAAAEAGGLSAGREAMPSLHALRRVEDDASSSVLEGEEAPAYPRRRALYSGGYINYGALTASKAACYGPCPARGQAYSNGCQAIYQCRG, from the coding sequence atgccgcGGCGAACTCGAGTGCTGCTTGGTCTCGCCTTCGCTGCCTTGTTGCTGCTggccagcggcgccgccgctgcagaaGCCGGAGGACTCTCGGCTGGCCGTGAGGCGATGCCGTCACTGCACGCGCTGCGGCGCGTCGAGGACGACGCGAGCAGCTCCGTGTTGGAGggcgaggaggcgccggcgTACCCGCGGAGGAGGGCGCTGTACAGCGGCGGGTACATCAACTACGGCGCTCTTACCGCGAGCAAGGCCGCTTGCTATGGCCCGTGCCCCGCCCGCGGGCAGGCCTACAGCAACGGCTGCCAGGCCATATACCAGTGCCGCGGTTAA